From the genome of Monomorium pharaonis isolate MP-MQ-018 chromosome 2, ASM1337386v2, whole genome shotgun sequence, one region includes:
- the LOC105834029 gene encoding trichohyalin, whose amino-acid sequence MVRNKIHHSEMCTMYLLKPGQTIENTKVSERTRALVVTKDTFQRFVDYTTEDDRIAAQQEKKAAKIAALKKATYEKSKTWDSTIENIQARRREELLSKRQKAEEERKMFVKEMTEKRLAERAEVVQQARRLLEQKRPLCRQINRALLVSECLRELDAQVAFQKTIRAMDKEHDVKYANSIKADVAKYKEQKKQETEEQAQKIKDYRTKLKKQIEENDRINKQKEMEEFETEKQEQRNTTRDMQLMKEKEMQDILNKKKKLQQFFKEAIEEKKRFELELKQNEEFEDRALEVTREAKAKIEKIHKSLALKEKEEKARQMQIRAEQHVSTEQIYEAKEREILKKAVEEKQAAEVEKRKAQKEREEKMRVLMEEYRLHDAAIKTKQRQEEKDLRAWEMMQRFKRDEYDKQLDLEERKQQRQQKLKYGNKLRKKTRLNEKQIEKEREKQVLEVEATKAAIEKANQRILLYGNEVLEESKGVRPLYPIVKAIEEIKKEMGLMPNKKKVEKSRRYTCPKPVAVDQIYYLQ is encoded by the exons ATGGTGCGAAATAAGATACATCATTCGGAAATGTGTACTATGTATCTCTTAAAACCTGGGCAGACAATCGAAAATACCAAA GTGTCTGAAAGAACTCGGGCGTTAGTTGTGACGAAGGACACCTTTCAGCGTTTTGTGGATTATACTACGGAGGATGATAGAATAGCGGCACAGCAAGAAAAGAAAGCTGCAAAAATAGCAGCATTAAAAAAAGCGACttatgaaaaaagtaaaacatgGGACAGCACAATAGAA AATATTCAGGCGAGACGAAGGGAAGAATTATTGTCAAAAAGACAAAAAGccgaagaagagagaaaaatgttcGTAAAGGAAATGACAGAGAAAAGGTTGGCAGAACGTGCTGAAGTGGTGCAACAAGCAAGAAGATTGCTTGAGCAAAAGAGGCCTTTGTGTCGACAGATTAATCGCGCTCTCCTCGTCTCTGAG tgtCTCAGAGAGCTGGACGCTCAAGTGGCGTTTCAAAAGACTATTAGAGCAATGGATAAGGAGCATGATGTAAAATATGCTAATTCAATTAAGGCAGATGTTGCAAAATATAAGGAGCAAAAGAAACAAGAAACAGAAGAACAAGCACAGAAAATCAAGGATTATAGAACTAAATTGAAGAAAca gATTGAAGAGAATGATCGGATCAATAAGCAGAAAGAAATGGAGGAATTCGAAACTGAAAAACAGGAGCAAAGAAATACGACACGTGATATGCAacttatgaaagaaaaagaaatgcaaGAC atattaaacaaaaagaaaaaactccAGCAATTTTTCAAGGAAGCGATAGAGGAGAAGAAACGATTCGAACTAGAATTAAAGCAAAATGAAGAATTCGAAGATCGAGCGTTAGAAGTTACTCGAGAAGCTAAAGCCAAAATAGAGAAAATTCACAAATCATTAGCGTTaaaggaaaaggaagagaaagcGCGACAAATGCAGATTAGAG CGGAGCAACATGTTTCAACTGAACAGATTTACGAGGCTAAAGAGCgagaaatcttgaaaaaagCTGTCGAGGAAAAACAGGCAGCCGAGGTAGAAAAACGAAAAGCTCAAAAGGAACGAGAAGAGAAAATGCGTGTTCTCATGGAGGAATATAGGCTTCACGATGCAGCTATAAAGACCAAGCAAAGACAAGAGGAGAAGGATCTAAGAGCTTGGGAGATGATGCAGAGATTTAAAAGAGATGAGTATGACAAGCAGCTCGACTTGGAAGAACGCAAGCAACAGCGgcaacaaaaattgaaatatggAAACAAACTACGGAAAAAGACTAGACTT AACGAAAAACAAATCGAAAAAGAACGTGAAAAACAAGTTCTCGAAGTCGAAGCCACTAAAGCTGCAATCGAGAAAGCTAATCAAAGGATTTTGCTTTATGGCAACGAAGTTTTAGAAGAATCAAAAGGTGTGAGACCGCTTTATCCGATTGTCAAAGCTATAGAG gagattaaaaaagaaatgggGTTAATGCCGAACAAGAAGAAAGTCGAAAAAAGTCGTCGCTACACTTGTCCAAAACCTGTTGCGGTcgatcaaatatattatttgcagtaa
- the LOC105834026 gene encoding mitochondrial 2-oxoglutarate/malate carrier protein, with amino-acid sequence MSASTQDAKVPKFVNFVTGGMSGVIAQIATHPMDVLKIRMQVSRDTLRDAAFRTLNSSGVCGFYSGLSAALLRQLTYTTSRLGIYTTLLDIGEQQFGYLNYVTMISLGMTAGVIGSFIGTPTDLILIRMVADENLPPENRRNYRNAISGIFNVWKSEGFSGLWRGAIPTMGRAAIVNGAQLGTYTRAKMLLRDTGYIQNDIPLQFTAAMMSSIITCFASIPVDVAKTRIQNWRQPTKPPGVIAMIIKIAKTESIISLWRGFLPYYSRAAPNTVITMIPSRTVVYVACLTRPAVKPL; translated from the exons ATGTCAGCGTCGACTCAAGACGCCAAGGTGCCGAAATTTGTCAACTTTGTGACAGGTGGCATGTCAGg AGTGATAGCTCAGATCGCAACGCATCCTATGGATGTTCTTAAGATACGCATGCAAGTATCGCGTGATACTTTACGTGATGCAGCATTCCGCACACTTAATTCGAGCGGAGTTTGCGGTTTTTATTCGGGGCTGAGCGCGGCTCTTCTTCGTCAGTTGACCTATACCACTAGCAGGCTTGGGATCTACACGACGTTGCTGGATATCGGGGA acaACAATTTGGCTATTTAAATTACGTTACGATGATTAGTCTCGGGATGACTGCTGGCGTAATTGGCTCATTTATCGGTACTCCTACGGATTTGATATTGATTCGCATGGTGGCTGATGAGAATCTGCCACCAG AAAACCGAAGAAATTATAGGAACGCCATTAGCGGCATATTTAATGTATGGAAAAGCGAGGGATTCTCCGGATTATGGAGAGGAGCAATACCAACGATGGGTAGGGCAGCGATCGTAAATGGAGCGCAGTTAGGTACATACACGAGAGCGAAGATGTTGCTGCGAGACACAG GGTATATCCAAAACGATATACCACTGCAATTTACCGCTGCCATGATGTCCAGCATAATTACATGTTTTGCTTCGATTCCGGTGGACGTAGCTAAAACTAG GATTCAAAATTGGAGACAACCTACGAAACCACCTGGTGTTATAgctatgattattaaaattgctaaAACGGAAAGCATAATATCGCTGTGGCGCGGTTTTCTTCCTTATTATTCCAGAGCTGCGCCAAATACCGTAATTACTATGA TCCCCAGTCGTACAGTCGTGTACGTTGCCTGTCTGACGAGACCGGCCGTTAAGCCATTGTAA
- the LOC105834027 gene encoding mitochondrial 2-oxoglutarate/malate carrier protein, which translates to MGRAVVVNVSQLATYSQVKHVIASRMNVKEGVGLHFGASMVSGFITAFNSMPFDIAKTRIQNMKIDKPPGMISIMMSIAKNEGIRFLWKGFWPTYCRIGPHTVLTLVINEQLMRLYRIYF; encoded by the exons ATGGGAAGAGCTGTTGTCGTTAACGTTTCGCAACTGGCCACTTACAGTCAAGTGAAGCATGTAATCGCGTCACGAA tgaaCGTTAAAGAAGGTGTAGGCTTACACTTCGGTGCGTCGATGGTATCGGGATTCATCACTGCCTTCAACTCCATGCCTTTTGATATTGCTAAAACCAG AATCCAAAACATGAAGATTGATAAACCTCCGGGCATGATCTCGATTATGATGTCAATTGCGAAAAACGAGGGAATAAGGTTTCTTTGGAAAGGTTTCTGGCCAACTTACTGTAGGATTGGTCCGCACACGGTACTGACTCTCGTTATCAATGAGCAACTGATGcgtttatatagaatatatttttag